From the genome of Nomia melanderi isolate GNS246 chromosome 14, iyNomMela1, whole genome shotgun sequence, one region includes:
- the Vha100-1 gene encoding V-type ATPase subunit a family protein Vha100-1 isoform X5, with translation MADPSREEEQVTLLGEEGLRAGGQALKLGFVAGVILRERIPAFERMLWRACRGNVFLRQAEIETPLEDPSTGDQVFKSVFIIFFQGDQLKTRVKKICEGFRATLYPCPEAPADRREMSMGVMTRIEDLNTVLGQTQDHRHRVLVAAAKNIKNWFVKVRKIKAIYHTLNLFNLDVTQKCLIAECWVPVLDIETIQLALRRGTERSGSSVPPILNRMETFEDPPTYNRTNKFTKGFQVLIDAYGVASYREMNPAPYTIITFPFLFAVMFGDTGHGLIMFLFGGWMVLKEKGLAAKKSDNEIWNIFFGGRYIVFLMGLFSMYTGFIYNDVFSKSLNIFGSYWKINYDYSTIHSNKELQLNPSSKDEYDQIPYPIGMDPVWQLAENKIIFLNSYKMKISIIFGVIHMLFGVFVGLWNHLYFKRKLSITCEFIPQIVFLTFLFLYMVLLMFIKWVKYGPDTDGLDLQHSPYCAPSVLITFINMVLFNRGTAPEKCSPWMYYGQESFQKLLVVLAVLCIPWMLLAKPFMLMYNRKQQHYQLNNHGTENGDVEGGVDSIQPNSGVAQGGHKEEEEEEMSEMFIHQGIHTIEYVLGSVSHTASYLRLWALSLAHAQLSEVLWNMVMRNGLTRQGWAGGIVLWAVFAFWAVLTIGILVLMEGLSAFLHTLRLHWVEFQSKFYAGQGYSFQPFSFEIILDAAEATTED, from the exons ATGGCAGACCCCAGCCGTGAGGAAGAACAAGTCACTCTCTTGGGTGAAGAGGGCCTCCGCGCTGGCGGCCAGGCTCTCAAGCTCGG tttcgtcgcAGGAGTGATTCTAAGAGAGCGCATTCCTGCATTTGAGCGCATGCTGTGGCGGGCATGCCGTGGCAATGTTTTCTTGCGTCAAGCTGAGATTGAAACTCCTCTCGAAGATCCTTCAACA GGAGACCAAGTTTTCAAGTCTGTGTTTATCATATTCTTCCAAGGAGATCAATTGAAAACTCGAGTTAAGAAAATTTGCGAAGGATTCAGAGCTACTTTGTACCCATGCCCTGAAGCACCCGCCGATCGCCGTGAAATGTCAATGGGTGTCATGACTCGAATTGAAGATTTAAATACA GTGCTTGGACAAACTCAAGATCATCGTCATCGAGTTTTAGTCGCTGCtgcaaagaatattaaaaattggttTGTGAAGGTCCGGAAGATCAAGGCGATTTATCAtactttaaatttattcaaCTTGGATGTTACACAGAAATGTTTGATTGCCGAGTGCTGGGTGCCGGTGCTAGATATCGAGACAATTCAACTTGCGTTGCGTCGCGGAACT GAACGCAGTGGCAGTTCCGTGCCGCCTATTTTAAATCGTATGGAAACATTTGAAGATCCTCCGACGTATAATCGAACAAACAAGTTTACGAAAGGATTTCAGGTTTTGATAGATGCATATGGAGTTGCTTCTTATAGAGAGATGAATCCAGCACCTTACACCATAATAACATTCCCATTTCTATTTGCTGTCATGTTTGGCGATACTGGCCATGGATTAATCATGTTCTTGTTCGGTGGGTGGAtggtattaaaagaaaaaggactTGCCGCAAAGAAATCAGATAATGAGATTTGGAACATCTTCTTCGGCGGACGATACATTGTCTTCTTAATGGGCTTGTTTTCAATGTATACTGGATTTATATACAACGATGTATTTTCTAAGTCACTGAACATCTTTGGGTCATATTGGAAAATTAACTACGACTATAGCACAATACACTCGAATAAGGAGTTACAATTAAATCCCAGCAGTAAAGATGAATATGATCAAATTCCTTATCCAATAGGAATGGATCCTGTGTGGCAACTTGCAGAAAACAAAATCATCTTTTTAAAttcgtataaaatgaaaatatcaatcatTTTTGGCGTTATACACATGTTGTTCGGTGTATTTGTTGGATTATGGAATCACTTGTACTTTAAAAGGAAACTTAGCATAACTTGTGAGTTTATTCCACAAATTGTATTCCTGACGTTCCTCTTTCTGTACATGGTACTTCTTATGTTTATCAAGTGGGTGAAGTATGGTCCTGATACTGATG GTCTTGATCTACAGCATAGTCCTTACTGCGCACCGTCCGTATTAATTACCTTCATTAACATGGTATTGTTTAATCGAGGAACTGCCCCAGAAAAGTGCAGTCCATGGATGTATTATGGTCAAGAATCATTCCAAAAACTTCTTGTAGTTCTAGCTGTCCTCTGTATCCCGTGGATGTTATTAGCAAAACCTTTCATGCTGATGTACAATAGAAAGCAGCAACATTACCAG ttaaaCAATCATGGAACTGAAAATGGTGATGTAGAAGGTGGTGTTGACTCAATCCAGCCAAATAGTGGCGTTGCTCAAGGTGGgcacaaagaagaagaagaagaagagatgaGTGAAATGTTTATTCATCAAGGAATTCACACCATTGAATATGTTCTTGGCAGTGTTTCTCATACTGCATCATATTTACGTTTATGGGCTTTATCGCTTGCTCATGCTC AATTATCAGAAGTATTATGGAACATGGTTATGAGAAATGGATTGACACGACAAGGATGGGCTGGTGGTATCGTTCTATGGGCTGTATTTGCATTTTGGGCTGTTTTAACCATTGGTATTCTAGTTCTTATGGAAGGATTATCAGCTTTTCTACATACATTACGACTTCATtg gGTCGAATTCCAAAGCAAATTTTATGCAGGACAAGGATACAGTTTCCAGCCATTCtcctttgaaattattttagatGCTGCGGAAGCTACTACAGaagattaa
- the Vha100-1 gene encoding V-type ATPase subunit a family protein Vha100-1 isoform X4, which produces MGSLFRSEEMTLCQLFLQSEAAYACVSELGELGLVQFRDLNPDVNAFQRKFVNEVRRCDEMERKLRYLEKEIKKDGIPMLDTGENPEAPQPREMIDLEATFEKLENELREVNQNAEALKRNFLELTELKHILKKTQVFFDEHLYTTADTIGSHYRNPLSFVAGVILRERIPAFERMLWRACRGNVFLRQAEIETPLEDPSTGDQVFKSVFIIFFQGDQLKTRVKKICEGFRATLYPCPEAPADRREMSMGVMTRIEDLNTVLGQTQDHRHRVLVAAAKNIKNWFVKVRKIKAIYHTLNLFNLDVTQKCLIAECWVPVLDIETIQLALRRGTERSGSSVPPILNRMETFEDPPTYNRTNKFTKGFQVLIDAYGVASYREMNPAPYTIITFPFLFAVMFGDTGHGLIMFLFGGWMVLKEKGLAAKKSDNEIWNIFFGGRYIVFLMGLFSMYTGFIYNDVFSKSLNIFGSYWKINYDYSTIHSNKELQLNPSSKDEYDQIPYPIGMDPVWQLAENKIIFLNSYKMKISIIFGVIHMLFGVFVGLWNHLYFKRKLSITCEFIPQIVFLTFLFLYMVLLMFIKWVKYGPDTDGLDLQHSPYCAPSVLITFINMVLFNRGTAPEKCSPWMYYGQESFQKLLVVLAVLCIPWMLLAKPFMLMYNRKQQHYQLNNHGTENGDVEGGVDSIQPNSGVAQGGHKEEEEEEMSEMFIHQGIHTIEYVLGSVSHTASYLRLWALSLAHAQLSEVLWNMVMRNGLTRQGWAGGIVLWAVFAFWAVLTIGILVLMEGLSAFLHTLRLHWVEFQSKFYAGQGYSFQPFSFEIILDAAEATTED; this is translated from the exons ATGGGATCGCTTTTTCGAAGCGAGGAAATGACCTTGTGTCAACTGTTTTTGCAAAGTGAAGCAGCTTATGCTTGTGTATCAGAACTTGGAGAATTGGGACTGGTACAATTTCGAGAT CTCAATCCTGATGTCAATGCTTTTCAACGAAAATTTGTTAACGAAGTACGTCGCTGTGATGAAATGGAACGTAAATTACGGTATTTGGAAAAAGAGATTAAAAAAGATGGTATCCCAATGCTTGATACTGGAGAAAATCCAGAAGCTCCACAGCCTCGAGAAATGATAGATCTTGAAgcaacatttgaaaaattggaaaatgaatTAAGAGAGGTCAATCAAAATGCAGAAGCTCTCAAACGAAATTTCTTGGAATTAACTGAATTAAAGCATATACTCAAGAAGACTCAAGTTTTCTTCGATGAG CACCTGTATACTACGGCAGACACCATAGGATCACACTATAGGAATCCCCTCAG tttcgtcgcAGGAGTGATTCTAAGAGAGCGCATTCCTGCATTTGAGCGCATGCTGTGGCGGGCATGCCGTGGCAATGTTTTCTTGCGTCAAGCTGAGATTGAAACTCCTCTCGAAGATCCTTCAACA GGAGACCAAGTTTTCAAGTCTGTGTTTATCATATTCTTCCAAGGAGATCAATTGAAAACTCGAGTTAAGAAAATTTGCGAAGGATTCAGAGCTACTTTGTACCCATGCCCTGAAGCACCCGCCGATCGCCGTGAAATGTCAATGGGTGTCATGACTCGAATTGAAGATTTAAATACA GTGCTTGGACAAACTCAAGATCATCGTCATCGAGTTTTAGTCGCTGCtgcaaagaatattaaaaattggttTGTGAAGGTCCGGAAGATCAAGGCGATTTATCAtactttaaatttattcaaCTTGGATGTTACACAGAAATGTTTGATTGCCGAGTGCTGGGTGCCGGTGCTAGATATCGAGACAATTCAACTTGCGTTGCGTCGCGGAACT GAACGCAGTGGCAGTTCCGTGCCGCCTATTTTAAATCGTATGGAAACATTTGAAGATCCTCCGACGTATAATCGAACAAACAAGTTTACGAAAGGATTTCAGGTTTTGATAGATGCATATGGAGTTGCTTCTTATAGAGAGATGAATCCAGCACCTTACACCATAATAACATTCCCATTTCTATTTGCTGTCATGTTTGGCGATACTGGCCATGGATTAATCATGTTCTTGTTCGGTGGGTGGAtggtattaaaagaaaaaggactTGCCGCAAAGAAATCAGATAATGAGATTTGGAACATCTTCTTCGGCGGACGATACATTGTCTTCTTAATGGGCTTGTTTTCAATGTATACTGGATTTATATACAACGATGTATTTTCTAAGTCACTGAACATCTTTGGGTCATATTGGAAAATTAACTACGACTATAGCACAATACACTCGAATAAGGAGTTACAATTAAATCCCAGCAGTAAAGATGAATATGATCAAATTCCTTATCCAATAGGAATGGATCCTGTGTGGCAACTTGCAGAAAACAAAATCATCTTTTTAAAttcgtataaaatgaaaatatcaatcatTTTTGGCGTTATACACATGTTGTTCGGTGTATTTGTTGGATTATGGAATCACTTGTACTTTAAAAGGAAACTTAGCATAACTTGTGAGTTTATTCCACAAATTGTATTCCTGACGTTCCTCTTTCTGTACATGGTACTTCTTATGTTTATCAAGTGGGTGAAGTATGGTCCTGATACTGATG GTCTTGATCTACAGCATAGTCCTTACTGCGCACCGTCCGTATTAATTACCTTCATTAACATGGTATTGTTTAATCGAGGAACTGCCCCAGAAAAGTGCAGTCCATGGATGTATTATGGTCAAGAATCATTCCAAAAACTTCTTGTAGTTCTAGCTGTCCTCTGTATCCCGTGGATGTTATTAGCAAAACCTTTCATGCTGATGTACAATAGAAAGCAGCAACATTACCAG ttaaaCAATCATGGAACTGAAAATGGTGATGTAGAAGGTGGTGTTGACTCAATCCAGCCAAATAGTGGCGTTGCTCAAGGTGGgcacaaagaagaagaagaagaagagatgaGTGAAATGTTTATTCATCAAGGAATTCACACCATTGAATATGTTCTTGGCAGTGTTTCTCATACTGCATCATATTTACGTTTATGGGCTTTATCGCTTGCTCATGCTC AATTATCAGAAGTATTATGGAACATGGTTATGAGAAATGGATTGACACGACAAGGATGGGCTGGTGGTATCGTTCTATGGGCTGTATTTGCATTTTGGGCTGTTTTAACCATTGGTATTCTAGTTCTTATGGAAGGATTATCAGCTTTTCTACATACATTACGACTTCATtg gGTCGAATTCCAAAGCAAATTTTATGCAGGACAAGGATACAGTTTCCAGCCATTCtcctttgaaattattttagatGCTGCGGAAGCTACTACAGaagattaa
- the Vha100-1 gene encoding V-type ATPase subunit a family protein Vha100-1 isoform X2 → MGSLFRSEEMTLCQLFLQSEAAYACVSELGELGLVQFRDLNPDVNAFQRKFVNEVRRCDEMERKLRYLEKEIKKDGIPMLDTGENPEAPQPREMIDLEATFEKLENELREVNQNAEALKRNFLELTELKHILKKTQVFFDEQEHAGLNPTESMTRALISDDNIARQSALGPVQLGFVAGVILRERIPAFERMLWRACRGNVFLRQAEIETPLEDPSTGDQVFKSVFIIFFQGDQLKTRVKKICEGFRATLYPCPEAPADRREMSMGVMTRIEDLNTVLGQTQDHRHRVLVAAAKNIKNWFVKVRKIKAIYHTLNLFNLDVTQKCLIAECWVPVLDIETIQLALRRGTERSGSSVPPILNRMETFEDPPTYNRTNKFTKGFQVLIDAYGVASYREMNPAPYTIITFPFLFAVMFGDTGHGLIMFLFGGWMVLKEKGLAAKKSDNEIWNIFFGGRYIVFLMGLFSMYTGFIYNDVFSKSLNIFGSYWKINYDYSTIHSNKELQLNPSSKDEYDQIPYPIGMDPVWQLAENKIIFLNSYKMKISIIFGVIHMLFGVFVGLWNHLYFKRKLSITCEFIPQIVFLTFLFLYMVLLMFIKWVKYGPDTDGLDLQHSPYCAPSVLITFINMVLFNRGTAPEKCSPWMYYGQESFQKLLVVLAVLCIPWMLLAKPFMLMYNRKQQHYQLNNHGTENGDVEGGVDSIQPNSGVAQGGHKEEEEEEMSEMFIHQGIHTIEYVLGSVSHTASYLRLWALSLAHAQLSEVLWNMVMRNGLTRQGWAGGIVLWAVFAFWAVLTIGILVLMEGLSAFLHTLRLHWVEFQSKFYAGQGYSFQPFSFEIILDAAEATTED, encoded by the exons ATGGGATCGCTTTTTCGAAGCGAGGAAATGACCTTGTGTCAACTGTTTTTGCAAAGTGAAGCAGCTTATGCTTGTGTATCAGAACTTGGAGAATTGGGACTGGTACAATTTCGAGAT CTCAATCCTGATGTCAATGCTTTTCAACGAAAATTTGTTAACGAAGTACGTCGCTGTGATGAAATGGAACGTAAATTACGGTATTTGGAAAAAGAGATTAAAAAAGATGGTATCCCAATGCTTGATACTGGAGAAAATCCAGAAGCTCCACAGCCTCGAGAAATGATAGATCTTGAAgcaacatttgaaaaattggaaaatgaatTAAGAGAGGTCAATCAAAATGCAGAAGCTCTCAAACGAAATTTCTTGGAATTAACTGAATTAAAGCATATACTCAAGAAGACTCAAGTTTTCTTCGATGAG CAAGAGCACGCAGGCTTGAATCCCACCGAATCCATGACACGTGCATTGATTAGTGATGATAATATCGCCCGCCAGTCTGCCCTTGGTCCTGTCCAGCTGGG tttcgtcgcAGGAGTGATTCTAAGAGAGCGCATTCCTGCATTTGAGCGCATGCTGTGGCGGGCATGCCGTGGCAATGTTTTCTTGCGTCAAGCTGAGATTGAAACTCCTCTCGAAGATCCTTCAACA GGAGACCAAGTTTTCAAGTCTGTGTTTATCATATTCTTCCAAGGAGATCAATTGAAAACTCGAGTTAAGAAAATTTGCGAAGGATTCAGAGCTACTTTGTACCCATGCCCTGAAGCACCCGCCGATCGCCGTGAAATGTCAATGGGTGTCATGACTCGAATTGAAGATTTAAATACA GTGCTTGGACAAACTCAAGATCATCGTCATCGAGTTTTAGTCGCTGCtgcaaagaatattaaaaattggttTGTGAAGGTCCGGAAGATCAAGGCGATTTATCAtactttaaatttattcaaCTTGGATGTTACACAGAAATGTTTGATTGCCGAGTGCTGGGTGCCGGTGCTAGATATCGAGACAATTCAACTTGCGTTGCGTCGCGGAACT GAACGCAGTGGCAGTTCCGTGCCGCCTATTTTAAATCGTATGGAAACATTTGAAGATCCTCCGACGTATAATCGAACAAACAAGTTTACGAAAGGATTTCAGGTTTTGATAGATGCATATGGAGTTGCTTCTTATAGAGAGATGAATCCAGCACCTTACACCATAATAACATTCCCATTTCTATTTGCTGTCATGTTTGGCGATACTGGCCATGGATTAATCATGTTCTTGTTCGGTGGGTGGAtggtattaaaagaaaaaggactTGCCGCAAAGAAATCAGATAATGAGATTTGGAACATCTTCTTCGGCGGACGATACATTGTCTTCTTAATGGGCTTGTTTTCAATGTATACTGGATTTATATACAACGATGTATTTTCTAAGTCACTGAACATCTTTGGGTCATATTGGAAAATTAACTACGACTATAGCACAATACACTCGAATAAGGAGTTACAATTAAATCCCAGCAGTAAAGATGAATATGATCAAATTCCTTATCCAATAGGAATGGATCCTGTGTGGCAACTTGCAGAAAACAAAATCATCTTTTTAAAttcgtataaaatgaaaatatcaatcatTTTTGGCGTTATACACATGTTGTTCGGTGTATTTGTTGGATTATGGAATCACTTGTACTTTAAAAGGAAACTTAGCATAACTTGTGAGTTTATTCCACAAATTGTATTCCTGACGTTCCTCTTTCTGTACATGGTACTTCTTATGTTTATCAAGTGGGTGAAGTATGGTCCTGATACTGATG GTCTTGATCTACAGCATAGTCCTTACTGCGCACCGTCCGTATTAATTACCTTCATTAACATGGTATTGTTTAATCGAGGAACTGCCCCAGAAAAGTGCAGTCCATGGATGTATTATGGTCAAGAATCATTCCAAAAACTTCTTGTAGTTCTAGCTGTCCTCTGTATCCCGTGGATGTTATTAGCAAAACCTTTCATGCTGATGTACAATAGAAAGCAGCAACATTACCAG ttaaaCAATCATGGAACTGAAAATGGTGATGTAGAAGGTGGTGTTGACTCAATCCAGCCAAATAGTGGCGTTGCTCAAGGTGGgcacaaagaagaagaagaagaagagatgaGTGAAATGTTTATTCATCAAGGAATTCACACCATTGAATATGTTCTTGGCAGTGTTTCTCATACTGCATCATATTTACGTTTATGGGCTTTATCGCTTGCTCATGCTC AATTATCAGAAGTATTATGGAACATGGTTATGAGAAATGGATTGACACGACAAGGATGGGCTGGTGGTATCGTTCTATGGGCTGTATTTGCATTTTGGGCTGTTTTAACCATTGGTATTCTAGTTCTTATGGAAGGATTATCAGCTTTTCTACATACATTACGACTTCATtg gGTCGAATTCCAAAGCAAATTTTATGCAGGACAAGGATACAGTTTCCAGCCATTCtcctttgaaattattttagatGCTGCGGAAGCTACTACAGaagattaa
- the Vha100-1 gene encoding V-type ATPase subunit a family protein Vha100-1 isoform X3, translating into MGSLFRSEEMTLCQLFLQSEAAYACVSELGELGLVQFRDLNPDVNAFQRKFVNEVRRCDEMERKLRYLEKEIKKDGIPMLDTGENPEAPQPREMIDLEATFEKLENELREVNQNAEALKRNFLELTELKHILKKTQVFFDEMADPSREEEQVTLLGEEGLRAGGQALKLGFVAGVILRERIPAFERMLWRACRGNVFLRQAEIETPLEDPSTGDQVFKSVFIIFFQGDQLKTRVKKICEGFRATLYPCPEAPADRREMSMGVMTRIEDLNTVLGQTQDHRHRVLVAAAKNIKNWFVKVRKIKAIYHTLNLFNLDVTQKCLIAECWVPVLDIETIQLALRRGTERSGSSVPPILNRMETFEDPPTYNRTNKFTKGFQVLIDAYGVASYREMNPAPYTIITFPFLFAVMFGDTGHGLIMFLFGGWMVLKEKGLAAKKSDNEIWNIFFGGRYIVFLMGLFSMYTGFIYNDVFSKSLNIFGSYWKINYDYSTIHSNKELQLNPSSKDEYDQIPYPIGMDPVWQLAENKIIFLNSYKMKISIIFGVIHMLFGVFVGLWNHLYFKRKLSITCEFIPQIVFLTFLFLYMVLLMFIKWVKYGPDTDGLDLQHSPYCAPSVLITFINMVLFNRGTAPEKCSPWMYYGQESFQKLLVVLAVLCIPWMLLAKPFMLMYNRKQQHYQLNNHGTENGDVEGGVDSIQPNSGVAQGGHKEEEEEEMSEMFIHQGIHTIEYVLGSVSHTASYLRLWALSLAHAQLSEVLWNMVMRNGLTRQGWAGGIVLWAVFAFWAVLTIGILVLMEGLSAFLHTLRLHWVEFQSKFYAGQGYSFQPFSFEIILDAAEATTED; encoded by the exons ATGGGATCGCTTTTTCGAAGCGAGGAAATGACCTTGTGTCAACTGTTTTTGCAAAGTGAAGCAGCTTATGCTTGTGTATCAGAACTTGGAGAATTGGGACTGGTACAATTTCGAGAT CTCAATCCTGATGTCAATGCTTTTCAACGAAAATTTGTTAACGAAGTACGTCGCTGTGATGAAATGGAACGTAAATTACGGTATTTGGAAAAAGAGATTAAAAAAGATGGTATCCCAATGCTTGATACTGGAGAAAATCCAGAAGCTCCACAGCCTCGAGAAATGATAGATCTTGAAgcaacatttgaaaaattggaaaatgaatTAAGAGAGGTCAATCAAAATGCAGAAGCTCTCAAACGAAATTTCTTGGAATTAACTGAATTAAAGCATATACTCAAGAAGACTCAAGTTTTCTTCGATGAG ATGGCAGACCCCAGCCGTGAGGAAGAACAAGTCACTCTCTTGGGTGAAGAGGGCCTCCGCGCTGGCGGCCAGGCTCTCAAGCTCGG tttcgtcgcAGGAGTGATTCTAAGAGAGCGCATTCCTGCATTTGAGCGCATGCTGTGGCGGGCATGCCGTGGCAATGTTTTCTTGCGTCAAGCTGAGATTGAAACTCCTCTCGAAGATCCTTCAACA GGAGACCAAGTTTTCAAGTCTGTGTTTATCATATTCTTCCAAGGAGATCAATTGAAAACTCGAGTTAAGAAAATTTGCGAAGGATTCAGAGCTACTTTGTACCCATGCCCTGAAGCACCCGCCGATCGCCGTGAAATGTCAATGGGTGTCATGACTCGAATTGAAGATTTAAATACA GTGCTTGGACAAACTCAAGATCATCGTCATCGAGTTTTAGTCGCTGCtgcaaagaatattaaaaattggttTGTGAAGGTCCGGAAGATCAAGGCGATTTATCAtactttaaatttattcaaCTTGGATGTTACACAGAAATGTTTGATTGCCGAGTGCTGGGTGCCGGTGCTAGATATCGAGACAATTCAACTTGCGTTGCGTCGCGGAACT GAACGCAGTGGCAGTTCCGTGCCGCCTATTTTAAATCGTATGGAAACATTTGAAGATCCTCCGACGTATAATCGAACAAACAAGTTTACGAAAGGATTTCAGGTTTTGATAGATGCATATGGAGTTGCTTCTTATAGAGAGATGAATCCAGCACCTTACACCATAATAACATTCCCATTTCTATTTGCTGTCATGTTTGGCGATACTGGCCATGGATTAATCATGTTCTTGTTCGGTGGGTGGAtggtattaaaagaaaaaggactTGCCGCAAAGAAATCAGATAATGAGATTTGGAACATCTTCTTCGGCGGACGATACATTGTCTTCTTAATGGGCTTGTTTTCAATGTATACTGGATTTATATACAACGATGTATTTTCTAAGTCACTGAACATCTTTGGGTCATATTGGAAAATTAACTACGACTATAGCACAATACACTCGAATAAGGAGTTACAATTAAATCCCAGCAGTAAAGATGAATATGATCAAATTCCTTATCCAATAGGAATGGATCCTGTGTGGCAACTTGCAGAAAACAAAATCATCTTTTTAAAttcgtataaaatgaaaatatcaatcatTTTTGGCGTTATACACATGTTGTTCGGTGTATTTGTTGGATTATGGAATCACTTGTACTTTAAAAGGAAACTTAGCATAACTTGTGAGTTTATTCCACAAATTGTATTCCTGACGTTCCTCTTTCTGTACATGGTACTTCTTATGTTTATCAAGTGGGTGAAGTATGGTCCTGATACTGATG GTCTTGATCTACAGCATAGTCCTTACTGCGCACCGTCCGTATTAATTACCTTCATTAACATGGTATTGTTTAATCGAGGAACTGCCCCAGAAAAGTGCAGTCCATGGATGTATTATGGTCAAGAATCATTCCAAAAACTTCTTGTAGTTCTAGCTGTCCTCTGTATCCCGTGGATGTTATTAGCAAAACCTTTCATGCTGATGTACAATAGAAAGCAGCAACATTACCAG ttaaaCAATCATGGAACTGAAAATGGTGATGTAGAAGGTGGTGTTGACTCAATCCAGCCAAATAGTGGCGTTGCTCAAGGTGGgcacaaagaagaagaagaagaagagatgaGTGAAATGTTTATTCATCAAGGAATTCACACCATTGAATATGTTCTTGGCAGTGTTTCTCATACTGCATCATATTTACGTTTATGGGCTTTATCGCTTGCTCATGCTC AATTATCAGAAGTATTATGGAACATGGTTATGAGAAATGGATTGACACGACAAGGATGGGCTGGTGGTATCGTTCTATGGGCTGTATTTGCATTTTGGGCTGTTTTAACCATTGGTATTCTAGTTCTTATGGAAGGATTATCAGCTTTTCTACATACATTACGACTTCATtg gGTCGAATTCCAAAGCAAATTTTATGCAGGACAAGGATACAGTTTCCAGCCATTCtcctttgaaattattttagatGCTGCGGAAGCTACTACAGaagattaa